The DNA region TGCATGCTAGGTGCTCGATGAAATCACCACTGCACATATGTTTGCCTAAAAATTACTAATGCAGAGGCACACTGTCTGATATGTTCAATGAATGCACTAAATGGGAtattgtcggaggaaatctccagccgggtggcggattGCACCCagctaatcctagttaaggaagaGTTTGGGGAGACCTAAGAGCGCTTGATCGATGGGTGGAGGAACACAGGAAAGACACAAgaattttagagtggttcaggccgccggagcgtaataccctacgtccacttgggtgttgtattgattgcgGAAGTCTGAAAGGAACTTGAGCTTGAGATTGAGATGTCCCGATGTATATCTCTTCTttacgagtacactctcccttttatagtctaaGGGGTGtacttacactgtgcggggccccgataGGTGGGCCTGGCCAACAGGAGTCTGtcctacgagagatatggagatcttcatctccagctcctctccgtagtcctcactatcgggaagttgatgtgcgtatctacagccaaaatatggccgtgtgccgccttgccggcatagtgactgctgtcagtgttacccaacggtagaagccgtgctgccactgttgggtcaggaccctctgacaggcgaagaagcagcgctgaccctgccgcgccgtcgcctccgtgcgcactgttgcagcgcacACCTCAGCACACCTGCAGCAGGCCATCATTactcacgcgcgcggcaccaTGATGTGACTACACGTCGTCTGCCCGCGCGCAGAGCACAGTGACACGCCGCCTTGGTAACAAATGGGCTTACCGTAGTGTCAGTTGGGCAGACCAtgctttgacttgggcgcgcatagtccacctacccgcatttaatgcggttgttgggctggcgtcccgcggagggccttctgccacgggcacgtggcagggccgacCCTGGAGTCGCCACCTTGGTGCCACGTGGGGGCGCCGGACCCCTTCACGGAGGAAATAGGGGGCTCCGGGCCTCCGAGGCCAGCTGGAGAGACAGGCccataggggtctggctcccacacgtggcggcgccggacccctggggggtccgggcctgtggaggccatCCCCAAGTACCTTGCCCTCATGGGCACGTAGGAGGTGCCGGACCTATATGAGCtcaggggggaggtccggagaccacggtcccagctgCCAGGTCCGGACCGTACGTCCCGTCTCCCAGAGGACAAGGGTGTGGGCTTGGAAAACCCTATGTCCACTAGGGTGGACAGTCTGTCAGATGACTTCCTGGTGGGCTAGGCCCACGGAGAGGCAAGTCTCGTCGTAGTGGACTACAATGGCCTTCTGGCCGTTGAGCAGTTTCTtggcgatgatggaggatagacggccgagcatgtggtggcgcgcgtcccccacgatgcgcttggcgcacacgccggagctTGACACCATCGCGTTTTCCTGTGAGGCGACagcgagacgctaagggtctggacaccctagcaggaggtacccctatccgtatgtaccgacagataCTACAACTATTTCTTCTATTGTTGCTGCATTCTACCCTTCCAATTCTATTTTTTACATTTCTTCAAGCAGTAGCACTTGTAGAATCACTAAATTATGTTTCTGTGTACCGTAAGTAAAACAGAAGGTACTTGTCAACTGGATGGATGGTGGTCTCTGATGTAGCATATTTTAGTTTTAAAATTTAACAATAGTTCTTGTGCAAGCAGCTGCTCTGAACACTATAAAAAATGATCTGATATTGTTTCTCTTTTTGTGCTTTAGATGTTTCACACAAATTGTAGCGAGCAAGGTGGGAAGTGAGGGTCAAGAGAGCATAATATAACACACCATGGGAGGCAGCCATAATGCATTTTCTCCCAATATACATGTGCTTCTTTGCGTTGCCTTCCTTACACGGAATTTAGAGTCAATTATATCCTGATATGCATATGTTAATAAGTAGCTATACACTTCCTAATTAGTTAGGAGTGAGGAACAAGAAAATGCTTCTTGGAACAATGTTTATCACTGAGGAACTTGATTAGCACTATTTTCCGTTAAATCTGAgaaaaaaatatgagaaaagggTATATTGTTTTGGAGGTCATATATATTGAAGCTAAGCCTCTCCTAATTAGTTAGGAGTGAGGAACAAGAAAATGCTTCTTGGAATAATATTTATCACTGAGGAACTTGATTAGCACTATTTCCCGTTAAATCTGAgaaaaaaatatgagaaaagggTATATTGTTTTGGAGGTCATATATATTAAAGCAAAGCCTCACTTTTAATCGATCATGTGGAAATAAAAAGATCATTTTTACTTGGAGACCTGGTGCCACAATATAATATATTTTATGGAGATTGCTGTTATGAACTGCCGTCACGAAAATAGATCCCACTCTCATGAAAATACTGTTTTCGTGGTCACGAAAATAGATCCCACTCTCATGAAAATACTGTTTTCGAATTCGTGAGGGGATTTTCGCGAGTTAGCGGTCACGGATTATTTTCATATCGATTTTGGCTATTTTCATGGGTGTTTCCGGCTCTCGCGAAATTTCCATTTTCGTTTTCTGGTAGTGATAGGAGTTTCTGCAAATTTGAAATTTTATCCATAGCATTTCTTCACAAGTTATGTTAGTTTGCAGAAAGTAAACCAAAACTAAACGTAGCTCCTCATAAAAAAAAACCGTAGCAAAAAGTAGAGACTTTTGATCATCACAGAAACGACACAGCCTTTTTCATTCAAACACACTACACTTGAAGAACGTATGCAACATATATACGTGATAATGAAGCTAGCTGCCTTGCTACTAAAAAAAGTAAAGTAAAGTAAAGAAGATACATCCATTATACATAGTACTATCTATATATAATGCATGTTATTTATGATCAGTAGTACACGGTGCATCATCATGCATCATATATATATCATGCATATCCTCCGTCATCATCATTTGGTCGCTCAGACAGTCAGACCCTGGCCGTGGGCTTGTCGCCGGCCGCGCCTGCTGCATAGTCCGCCGGGTATCCTCCGCCACCGTGCGCCGCCGGGACGAAGTGGTTGCCGAAGAGCCCCGCGTGGAGCATGAGCACGTAGAGCAGCTGCGTGAATGCGAGGATGATGACGAAGGCCTCCAGCACCCGCAGCCTCCATCCGCGGTGTCCCCCGATGTGGATCTCCTTGCAGGCGAGCCCGAAGGCGAGCGCCGTGATGGCCCAGGCGATGAGGGCCGAGGCGGCGCTGGTGCCCAGTGTGTCCCCGCGCCAGGAGCGCACGTGGTGGATGCCGGCCAGCTTGGAGGCGGCGCCCACCACGCCGGCGAGGATGGCGAACACCAGGAAGTAGAAGGTGGCGCCGTTGCCGGCCACGCCGGGGTAGTTGGTCTGGCCGTTGATGAAGTGGTTCAGGTTCCAGCTGGCGAAGCCCACGACGACGATGTACATGATGAGGTTGAGCACCAGCAGAGGCGCGAGCATGGCGCGGCCCATCATCCCTGCAGCCATGGCGATCTGTCAACAATGGCAATTAATGAAGACGTACGGCGATCGAAGTTGGATTATACTGGATGGATGAACAAGACACGACGGGGGCCAGCCGGGCCAAGCTGAGCAGGATATATAGCTGCTGCTGATGCTCTAGCTCCTAGGAGGCTAGCTAGCTATAGCTACTAGAACAACGACACGTGTGCTGGCGCGGCCTACAGGTGGTGGGACACGTGCCCATACGCCTCTCCACCTAGCTAGCCTCGAGAactttcctcctcctcctcctggcaACGCAACGGCTACCTGCTGCCTGCCTAACTAGTCCGCGTGCGGCGTCCTAGAAAGCAAGCAAGCGTGTAAAGGTAAAGCAGCACCAGCTAGCAGCTCGTTGCCGCGACTAATTAGGGGTGGTTAATCGTCggttattttaatttttctagatGCATAATTTTTATTATACGTCtggatatatattatatctaggtgcatattaaaattatatatttagaGAAGCCAAAACGataataatttggaacggaagggAGTAGGTtagtgtcggtacatacggacaggggtacctcctgctagggtgtccagacccttaacGTCTCGCTGTCGCCTCACAGGAGAGGGCGCGATTGTGCCaggctccggcgtgtgcgccaagcgcatcgtggtggacgcgcgcCGCCACATGCTCGAccgcctatcctccatcatcgGCAAGGAactgctcaacgaccagaaggtTGTAATAGCCCACTATGAGGAGATCGGCATCTCCGCGAGCCTAGCCCGTTAGGGAGTCATCTGACAGTCTGTCCACCATGATGGGCACGAGGTTATCCGTGACCTCACCCTTATCCTCTGGGAGACGGGACGTACGGCCCGGACCTGACAGCTGGAgtcgtggtctccggacctcccccccgAGCTCTTATAAGTCCGTCGCCCCTACGTGCCCATGAGGACAAGGTACTCGGGGATGGTCTCCACAGGCCCGGACTCACCGGGGTCCGGCGCCGCTACGCGTGGGAGCCAGGCTCCTATGCGCCTGCCTCTCCAACTgacctcgggggcccggacccccctatttcctccgggaaggggtccggcgccgccacggagGCAATTTcctccgggaaggggtccgaCGCCGTTACGTGCCGCCACGGAGGCAATTGCAAGGACGGCCCTGCCAtgtgcccgtggcagaaggccttccgctgtggcagaaccaacctgaattataccggctcaagtacgcgagtccattccagagggctccaacgtgcttcaaacggtataatcccttggcctgtcgggtaacgtcccgataaaccactgatacacaggatcaaataaggttacctcacacgaaggtgagtccagagatacaatcaccatcatattttacatcatagagaattacattacaagagtttccaaaaagaagtatgaagtttcaaatttagagaaaagattacaaactgtaaagctagggttaaaagcagcggaaaacatacgcgaagaattacaacacgtcgtcaaggtggatgtcatgctaagcccagacacgacatcactcgagatcatcagtattggtcggggacggatcccattcctcggaccaaccttctggaaaagcacggggccatgacaaggaaagagtagggtcttcaaaggctttacctgaaaaacataaagctagcaaggctgagtatactaatactcagcaaggcttacccgggattgggtatatcttagcccataactagacttatgaaagcttataatggttctgggtttagtttcagctgaaaagcaacaaagagtagatccttaacttcaagttttagctttcagattctagttaattatccatactaggtaggcacctataactaagcaagcatggtataatctttggtcaaacatcatctttgataaccataatattgctcttgttactctatgtggaaaagggatcaagcagtctcaatcttcgtgagaagcggacgattcgaatcgaatttaaccttgcaaggtaaacctaacacacacgcttggaacaccacaggatcattccaaagcaaccgtttgcctttcattccgactcgtggatcagatccaccacaagactgcaggaacatacgcacacccaatgtgtgcaggacatacgtctgtagcgcgactacaaaacccgtattcctggttgcccttgcaacacgtatttccccagtcgaaccaagtaaccaaaagaaccaaatacatgtggtgggaggtatgtccactcctcgggccgattggctactaggcttaccgcttacccataactcacggtatgtggctagtactttcaaacacttaacccgcacttccacacactgcgaccttatcagattcatcaacacagacggggtatcatctcaaccatgataccgcacaaaactcccgtccggcatccttatagtgataacaggaatgtaatcattacaactcctatatcgcgcgagtgacaggaaatcacccgacttctaccggccctattagcatagcagctagtcggactcaagtactagtatccatcacattggttcctaggagaatgcaactagggtttcaagcaattcctaagaacttaatgcagagatagatataataatataaattatagaataaataaaataaggtttatgtccggggcttgcctttactggcggggctggggttagtcaagttaataacgtccgaactttggttcgggcctccagagaattccctgacgaagttcttgggatcttcagaataacctccttctggttccgggattagctgttaatttccgtcggcggaagagatcgagtctacatgatatgcaagatggagttcaatggatgcacactttcatcttaattcatggtaaagttgcattccaaaagctaacactcaagcACTTATGGCATAAAAGGAATCTAAGTCTTGAATCATAAGCATTATCCCAtaactaaagcattaatttaattgaaaatagaaattaagtattcaagtttaaattaaattcaaacttgaatgtgaaccctaagtaattagagttataaagttttaaaaacttaaacacaACTTATTGtatatttaaaagattttgattaaaagatctaattagataagcttcactgaaaagatttagttaattgtattataaacaaattgaattaatccaagataattATTAAAACATAAGTTAGaattaaattcagatttagatttgaatttaaactttttgagtaaagaattgttataagattttgaatatttaaaaatagattacttcataattcatgattaagagatctaattgattaaagttca from Panicum hallii strain FIL2 chromosome 9, PHallii_v3.1, whole genome shotgun sequence includes:
- the LOC112876749 gene encoding membrane protein PM19L-like, with the protein product MAAGMMGRAMLAPLLVLNLIMYIVVVGFASWNLNHFINGQTNYPGVAGNGATFYFLVFAILAGVVGAASKLAGIHHVRSWRGDTLGTSAASALIAWAITALAFGLACKEIHIGGHRGWRLRVLEAFVIILAFTQLLYVLMLHAGLFGNHFVPAAHGGGGYPADYAAGAAGDKPTARV